A stretch of the Halorussus vallis genome encodes the following:
- a CDS encoding macro domain-containing protein: MEFTVVRGDIADQRADVVVNAAGTSLEMGSGVAGALRRKAGPELNEAATAKGPVDLGEVAVTDAYDLDAEHVVHAAAMPHYGDGKATERSVRDATRNALAAADDLGATSVVLPALGCGVAGFDLREGARIICEEIAAFEPTSLEDVRFVGYGDEYETIRDVAEGVR; the protein is encoded by the coding sequence ATGGAGTTCACCGTCGTCCGGGGGGATATCGCCGACCAACGCGCGGACGTGGTCGTCAACGCCGCGGGGACAAGCCTGGAGATGGGTAGCGGCGTCGCCGGCGCGCTCCGCCGGAAGGCCGGCCCCGAGTTGAACGAGGCGGCCACCGCGAAGGGACCGGTCGACCTCGGCGAGGTGGCGGTCACCGACGCCTACGACCTCGACGCCGAGCACGTCGTCCACGCCGCCGCGATGCCCCACTACGGGGACGGGAAGGCCACCGAGCGAAGCGTCCGGGACGCGACCCGCAACGCGCTCGCCGCGGCCGACGACCTCGGCGCGACATCGGTGGTGCTCCCGGCGCTCGGATGCGGCGTCGCGGGGTTCGACCTCCGGGAGGGCGCGCGAATCATCTGCGAGGAAATCGCGGCGTTCGAACCGACGTCGCTCGAAGACGTTCGGTTCGTCGGTTACGGCGATGAGTACGAGACGATACGCGACGTCGCCGAGGGCGTTCGGTGA
- a CDS encoding sugar ABC transporter permease, protein MSLLRSVARELKDDAVGLATTPVDTYREMRYTAEGVRKGEISPVRPLKTLGITLGALVVVLALLFPIYWILISALSGSGGSIYSVNGLRLLPENPSVQPFVWVLGDLIVPSYRVGLAIPFTDSALVFGTPRLEFLDASDYGVTSPSGFKRFFWNSLTVAIPTVILSMCLVVPGAYALSRRKFIGRRQILFGYVLLTQVGGGLGIALLIGLYTVFVQIGLNDSKLALSVYYAATAVPFNTWLLKTYMDGIPVSYEEAAVVDGAPAWRVVVEVILPLSKAGLATVLIFTFLTGWTEFVVAQTLLGTENYTLPVGLFSLVSEYSVPWARFSAFALTFASPIMLVYLFAQRYIEGGLSFGGMEG, encoded by the coding sequence GTGAGCCTGCTTCGCTCCGTCGCCCGGGAACTCAAGGACGACGCGGTCGGCCTGGCGACGACGCCGGTCGACACCTACCGGGAGATGCGCTACACCGCCGAGGGCGTCCGGAAGGGCGAGATATCGCCGGTGCGGCCGCTCAAGACCCTCGGCATCACGCTGGGCGCGCTCGTCGTCGTGCTCGCGCTGCTGTTCCCCATCTACTGGATCCTCATCTCGGCGCTGTCGGGCTCCGGCGGCTCCATCTACTCCGTCAACGGACTGCGACTCCTGCCCGAGAACCCGTCGGTCCAGCCGTTCGTCTGGGTGCTCGGCGACCTCATCGTCCCGAGCTACCGCGTCGGGCTTGCCATCCCGTTCACCGACTCGGCGCTGGTGTTCGGCACGCCTCGACTGGAGTTCCTCGACGCCTCCGACTACGGCGTCACCAGTCCGTCGGGCTTCAAGCGGTTCTTCTGGAACAGCCTCACCGTCGCGATTCCGACGGTCATCCTGTCGATGTGCCTTGTCGTCCCGGGCGCGTACGCGCTCTCGCGCCGGAAGTTCATCGGCCGCCGCCAGATTCTGTTCGGCTACGTGCTGTTGACGCAGGTCGGCGGCGGCCTCGGCATCGCGCTGCTCATCGGCCTCTACACGGTCTTCGTCCAGATCGGGTTGAACGACTCGAAGCTCGCGCTGTCGGTCTACTACGCGGCGACGGCGGTTCCGTTCAACACCTGGCTGCTGAAAACCTACATGGACGGCATCCCCGTCTCCTACGAGGAGGCCGCGGTGGTCGACGGCGCGCCGGCCTGGCGGGTGGTCGTCGAGGTCATCCTGCCGCTGTCGAAGGCGGGGCTGGCGACCGTGCTCATCTTCACCTTCCTCACGGGGTGGACCGAGTTCGTGGTCGCCCAGACGCTGCTGGGCACCGAGAACTACACGCTCCCGGTCGGGCTGTTCTCGCTCGTCTCGGAGTACTCGGTGCCGTGGGCGCGGTTCTCGGCGTTCGCGCTGACGTTCGCCTCGCCCATCATGCTGGTCTACCTGTTCGCCCAGCGCTACATCGAGGGCGGCCTCTCGTTCGGCGGGATGGAAGGCTAG
- a CDS encoding PAS domain S-box protein, with translation MSDQLREEKRKIEELHEVAAEMEACTAEDEVYRRGVDAAESILEFDICGIDAAEDGYLVPKATSTEMPADGYDAVAVDEGIAGRTYREGESFVIPDVRATDAAEPVDTEYRSVLSVPLGDHGVFQAGSRETGAFDEEDLELAELLLSHVTQVLARIDSQSALRESEQKYRTLVEGSHDAIFIHSDRRFRFVNDRVADLTGYDREELLGMDVRELIHEGDREFVRELVERRERDEGAPHYELRIRTKDGEVRYLEMSVQVISYEGEIAHLGSARDVTERRERKRTVERQNERLKEFASVVSHDLRNPLNVARGHLELARDTGGDHHFEKTERALDRMETLIGDLLSLARQGQDVRETERLDLETVVARAWSTVSTGDATLVVDGDLGEIEADGGRLRELFENLFRNSVEHAGADATVTVAGTPDGFAVADDGPGVPADERERVFDHGYSTAADGSGLGLTIVENIVDAHDWEIRVGESDAGGARFEVDRGF, from the coding sequence ATGAGCGACCAGTTACGAGAGGAAAAGCGAAAGATCGAGGAACTCCACGAGGTCGCCGCCGAGATGGAGGCGTGCACCGCCGAGGACGAGGTGTACCGCCGCGGCGTCGACGCCGCCGAGAGCATTCTGGAGTTCGACATCTGCGGCATCGACGCGGCCGAGGACGGCTACCTAGTCCCGAAGGCGACGTCGACCGAGATGCCCGCCGACGGCTACGACGCCGTCGCGGTCGACGAGGGCATCGCGGGTCGGACCTACCGTGAGGGCGAGTCGTTCGTAATTCCGGACGTCCGGGCGACCGACGCGGCCGAACCGGTCGACACGGAGTACCGGTCCGTCCTCAGCGTCCCGCTCGGCGACCACGGCGTCTTCCAGGCGGGGTCGCGCGAGACGGGCGCGTTCGACGAGGAGGACCTCGAACTCGCGGAACTGCTGCTGTCACACGTCACGCAGGTGCTCGCCCGCATCGACTCCCAGTCGGCGCTCCGGGAGAGCGAGCAGAAGTACCGGACGCTGGTCGAGGGGAGCCACGACGCCATCTTCATCCACAGCGACAGGCGGTTCCGGTTCGTCAACGACCGCGTCGCCGACCTCACCGGCTACGACCGCGAGGAACTGCTCGGGATGGACGTTCGAGAACTCATCCACGAAGGCGACCGCGAGTTCGTCAGGGAACTGGTCGAGCGCCGCGAGCGCGACGAGGGCGCGCCCCACTACGAACTCCGCATCCGCACGAAGGACGGCGAGGTCCGGTACCTGGAGATGAGCGTGCAGGTCATCTCCTACGAGGGCGAAATCGCCCACCTCGGCTCGGCCCGCGACGTGACCGAGCGCCGCGAGCGCAAGCGGACGGTCGAGCGCCAGAACGAGCGTCTGAAGGAGTTCGCCAGCGTGGTCTCCCACGACCTGCGCAACCCGCTGAACGTCGCGCGCGGCCACCTCGAACTCGCCCGCGACACCGGCGGCGACCACCACTTCGAGAAGACCGAGCGCGCGCTCGACCGGATGGAGACGCTCATCGGCGACCTGCTGAGCCTCGCCAGACAGGGCCAGGACGTCCGCGAAACCGAGCGCCTGGACCTCGAAACCGTGGTCGCCCGGGCGTGGTCGACGGTGTCGACCGGCGACGCGACGCTCGTCGTCGACGGCGACCTCGGCGAAATCGAGGCCGACGGCGGCCGACTGCGCGAACTGTTCGAGAACCTGTTTCGGAACAGCGTCGAACACGCCGGCGCCGACGCGACCGTCACCGTCGCCGGGACGCCCGATGGCTTCGCCGTCGCAGACGACGGGCCGGGCGTCCCCGCGGACGAGCGCGAGCGCGTCTTCGACCACGGCTACTCCACCGCCGCCGACGGGTCGGGGCTCGGCCTCACCATCGTCGAGAACATCGTCGACGCCCACGACTGGGAGATACGCGTCGGCGAGAGCGACGCGGGCGGCGCGCGCTTCGAGGTGGACCGGGGGTTCTGA
- a CDS encoding DUF7344 domain-containing protein, which translates to MDATIRDGDERGTETVGRRPAAEDGRADDARSTDAVARALSNERRRFVCRHLLESDEPTTVMELATLVAASQRGVAPRALTTDEIARERAELTHTHLPTLKEAGIVAGDETGLELAEDAPNARTLRTESSTDDPSEKSARRRSGGR; encoded by the coding sequence ATGGACGCGACGATACGCGACGGGGACGAGAGGGGTACCGAGACGGTGGGCCGGCGACCCGCGGCGGAGGACGGGCGCGCCGACGACGCGCGTTCGACCGACGCGGTGGCGCGGGCGCTCTCGAACGAGCGGCGGCGGTTCGTCTGCCGGCACCTCCTGGAGTCCGACGAACCGACGACGGTGATGGAACTGGCGACGCTCGTCGCCGCCTCGCAGCGCGGCGTCGCGCCCCGGGCGCTGACGACCGACGAAATCGCGCGCGAGCGGGCGGAGTTGACCCACACGCACCTCCCGACGCTCAAGGAAGCGGGCATCGTCGCGGGCGACGAAACCGGACTCGAACTGGCCGAGGACGCGCCGAACGCGCGGACGCTTCGAACCGAGTCGTCGACCGACGACCCCTCGGAAAAGAGTGCCCGACGGCGCTCGGGCGGGCGGTAA
- a CDS encoding proteasome assembly chaperone family protein — MPRTDATARFERRAELSPEAPTLLVGMPENGVVGSIAVNQVTEQLDLERQGHIVSESFPPVTTFGEGRVRDLVRVYAGTDPSVVVPQCDVAMPPEASADLAACIVNDLAADFERAIVLAGVPAQNEEAVGEVTAVVTSEEMASEVEAIGVPLESGVGFIGGTSGAVVNDCYHANVPTIALVVKAHPFLPDPNAARALIEKALEPLVEFDIDTRELEEEAEAIRNEMEQVARYFEQLQSDPDHSTAESSMYQ, encoded by the coding sequence ATGCCCAGAACGGACGCAACCGCCCGATTCGAACGACGCGCCGAACTCTCGCCCGAGGCGCCGACGCTCCTGGTCGGGATGCCCGAGAACGGGGTGGTCGGAAGTATCGCGGTCAACCAGGTAACCGAACAACTCGACCTCGAACGACAGGGCCACATCGTCTCCGAGTCGTTCCCGCCGGTGACGACGTTCGGCGAGGGCCGGGTTCGCGACCTGGTGCGCGTGTACGCCGGCACCGACCCGTCGGTCGTGGTTCCGCAGTGCGACGTCGCCATGCCCCCGGAGGCGAGCGCCGACCTGGCGGCCTGCATCGTCAACGACCTGGCGGCCGACTTCGAGCGGGCCATCGTCCTGGCCGGCGTCCCGGCCCAGAACGAGGAGGCGGTCGGCGAGGTCACCGCCGTCGTGACCTCCGAGGAGATGGCGAGCGAGGTCGAAGCGATCGGCGTCCCCCTGGAATCCGGCGTCGGCTTCATCGGCGGCACGAGCGGCGCCGTGGTGAACGACTGCTATCACGCGAACGTCCCCACGATAGCGCTCGTGGTGAAGGCCCACCCGTTCCTCCCCGACCCGAACGCCGCGCGGGCGCTCATCGAGAAGGCGCTGGAACCGCTCGTCGAGTTCGACATCGACACCCGCGAACTGGAGGAGGAGGCCGAGGCCATCCGGAACGAGATGGAACAGGTCGCCCGCTACTTCGAGCAGTTACAGTCCGACCCGGACCACTCGACCGCCGAGTCGTCGATGTACCAGTGA
- a CDS encoding D-lyxose/D-mannose family sugar isomerase produces the protein MEVVDYGLGDLDRVGTEIVVYENNDRYCAKELVLFGGQTCPEHRHPPFDDYPGKRETFRVRWGEVYLYVEDESADDSVESSADSDSPRSVDPPMREEHYTASEEIHLEPGEQYTIPPDTRHWFVAGEDGAVISEFSSPSFDEKDVFTDPKIDRMAGSY, from the coding sequence ATGGAGGTCGTCGACTACGGCCTCGGCGACCTCGACCGGGTCGGCACCGAAATCGTCGTCTACGAGAACAACGACCGCTACTGCGCGAAGGAACTGGTGCTGTTCGGCGGCCAGACCTGCCCCGAACACCGCCACCCGCCGTTCGACGACTACCCCGGCAAGCGCGAAACGTTCCGGGTCCGGTGGGGCGAGGTGTACCTCTACGTCGAGGACGAGTCGGCCGACGATTCGGTCGAATCGTCGGCCGACTCCGACTCCCCGCGGTCGGTCGACCCACCGATGCGCGAAGAGCACTACACCGCGAGCGAGGAAATCCACCTCGAACCCGGCGAGCAGTACACCATCCCGCCCGACACCCGCCACTGGTTCGTCGCCGGCGAGGACGGCGCGGTCATCTCGGAGTTCTCCTCGCCGAGTTTCGACGAGAAGGACGTGTTCACCGACCCGAAGATAGACCGGATGGCCGGAAGCTACTGA
- a CDS encoding DUF7344 domain-containing protein, which produces MRRSPLPWIRRDAARRTERAERGTAADEPRRRILEAVAASSRPVHLSELVDDLLVGVERPISRDETAEERRRAYAALRTEYLPPLVEAGVLSFDRVDDTVELTPYGARVARKRAQRR; this is translated from the coding sequence GTGAGACGCTCGCCGCTGCCGTGGATTCGGCGGGACGCCGCGCGCCGGACCGAGCGGGCCGAGCGCGGGACCGCCGCGGACGAACCCCGACGGCGAATCCTGGAGGCGGTGGCCGCCTCCAGTCGACCGGTCCACCTCTCGGAACTGGTCGACGACCTCCTGGTCGGCGTCGAGCGACCGATTTCGCGCGACGAGACGGCCGAGGAGCGCCGGCGCGCGTACGCGGCGCTCCGCACCGAGTACCTCCCGCCGCTCGTCGAAGCGGGCGTGCTCTCGTTCGACCGGGTCGACGACACGGTCGAACTGACGCCGTACGGCGCCCGCGTCGCGAGGAAGCGGGCACAACGACGGTGA